The Aspergillus luchuensis IFO 4308 DNA, chromosome 6, nearly complete sequence genome segment AACGAAGTGGATTGGGAAAATGACTGTGTTCCTTTATATAGGAGGACCCAAAACTTTTCCATCCCCGGACTGGTAAGAGTATGCCAACCCCGAGACATGTTGTCAATGACCTGGGGTCCCCGTAAAACTGGGGAAGCGCACAAGGATTTCCCCATACATTGCGGGGAATACTTGGCGTTTGAATTAATGCGGCATCATGATTGGACCACATCACGACGATGGAGGAAGTGATAATCAGCCCACACTCACCGGAGGTTGCTATGTCCGGCTACTTATAACGCAATTACATCAATGTGCAGAAAGACTTGCCATGCGTGCGCTGCTTTATCGTAAGAGGCTAAAAATGCAAGAACGGATAAATATCGCATAATACTTGCTTCTCCGAGAtcggaaaaaaaagaaaaaaaaaaaaaaaaaaaaaaaaaaaaaaaaaaaaaaccacaGAGGTTGATGATCATTTCCTGTCGGCACATCTCTTTCCATATGTCTAGGATAACCAGGGCGTATTAGTGTGTTCAACTTGGTAGCACTCTTGAAATATTCTATGAGCTGCATAAGGCGATGTGTGACTGGATTTGAGGCTCGGAGTTGTCCCCTCAGCGAGTATTTTCAATAGAAGCGGGAACATATTTATTATGCCAAGTACTCGCAACGTTTTCACCTTGTTCCATGATCTCCAATAATAGTGCTCAATATTCATTTACTATCTGTAGTTTATATTCGTAAACTGCAATTCTATTTACAACGGAAGGCCCTCTGGAGCCAAGAGTACAGTCATCCTAAAATTCTACTTAGAGCCCAGCTTCTTAATCtcggcaacaacagcatcgGTAACCTCCTTGGTGTTAGCCTTGCCACCCAAGTCACGAGTGAGAATGCCCTGCTCGCAAACATTCTCAACACAGGTCAGAAGCTTCTCGGAAGCCTCCTGCTCGCCCAGCCAAGCAAGCATTTCAGCCGCGGTCCAGAAAGTAGCAACAGGGTTCGAGATACCCATGCCAGTGATATCGAAAGCAGAGCCGTGGATAGGCTCAAACATGCTAGGGTACTCGCGGGTAGGGTCGAGATTGGAGGTAGGGGCAATACCGATAGATCCAgccagagcagcagccaggTCAGACAAGATATCGGCGTGTAGGTTCGTTGCCACGATAGTATCAAGACTCTTGGGGTTCAGAACCATGCGGGTGGTCATAGCGTCGACCAGCATCTTATCAACAGTGACATCGGGGAAATCCTGGAAAGTTCCCATATTAGTACTCGGATGATAGGAGGGGTATTTAACAAGAGTGGCCTACCTTAGCCGTGACCTTAGCAACCTCATCCCACAGAACCATTCCGTTACGCTGAGCATTGCTCTTGGTAACAACAGTCAAGAGCTTGCGAGGCCGCTTCTGGGCGGTCTCGAAAGCGAAACGCATGATACGCTCCACAGCGTGACGGGTGAAGACGGAAACCTCGGTTGCCGACTCCCAAGGCTTGCCTGTGTGAGAACGACCACCCTGGCCCGCATACTCGCCTTCGCTGTTCTCGCGAATAATGACCCAGTCGAGATCCCCAATGTTGCAGTTGCGGAGGGGAGACTGGGTACCCCGGAATACTCGAGTGGGGCGGACATTGGCATATTGTTGGAAGGGCTGGCAGATAGCCAGACGAAGACCCCAGAGGGAGATGTGATCAGGGACATCTATACCTGTTAGAGAATATTTTGTCTTCGGATGCCTGGGTACTCACCAGGGGCGCCAACAGCACCGAAAAAGATAGCGTCGTGCTTCTTCAATTCGTCAAGACCTCCATCCGGTATGTATTTGCCGGTCTTTTTGTATGTCTCGGAGCTCCAGTCATAGTGCTTGAAGTCAAGCTTGAAAGTCTGGAGGGTATCGGTCAAAGCATTCAAGGCGGTGATACCGGCCTCGATGACCTCGGGACCAATTCCATCCGCGGGGATAGAAGCAATGCTGTATGTTCTGCGAGTGACGGAGGGAGACATTGTGAATCAGGTGTGGCGGTGTGTGTAGTATTGAAGTGATTTGAGATAGATGGAGGGGTAGATGGAGGGGTAGCTCTAGTGTTTGCCCGGTTATAAGCAGTTTGGTGCCAATGCGTGATCTGATCTTCTTAAGTTCAAAGTGGCAATCTGTTATGACGCTTAACTCTGTGGCCAATGAGGTATTTTTGTTCGGAGATGTTCAAGTCCGGTGGATGACCGGTTGAGAGGAATGAAACGTCGGAgctttccttctccggtAGATGGTCTCAACTCCAAGGCTCAGCGAGAAAAAATGACGGGAGACAGAGTATGAGTTGTAAATTCTCTCCAATCATGAAAATCTCGCATATTGCAAGTTTTGTAACGAGTAATCCGAACTAGATGGCAGCCTTTGGGGTGACTCGCATTGTCACGATGGGCTGACTAAGCCACGCTTCTATTGACAAAGTATAGACATGCAGAGGGCACTTGACCCTGACCCCGAACAACCCCTTATTATCTCAAATGACGATAATAGACAATCTCAAGATTCACTGGGCTGTTTGGTCAACCAGagtatctcttttttttttttttttttggccaTGTCTGGCGTTTTACGTCTCATGAAGAGTGAATCAGTCGGAGCAACAATGTTTTCTACAGCAAGACATGCCCAGACATCATATAGTGAATACCTGGAAGATGACTGGTCAAGTCAACCTAGTAAGCAATAATAAACATCTGATCTGCAGCTACTACGAGAAATTGGGGAGATCTTGCCAAGTCTATTAGGCTTTCATTATCTTGGCTTACAATCATATGAACGGATAGCTTAAATAGCAACTTTTTTCCAAACTGATTGAGAGATGATATATACTTCAGCCATTTGACGGAGTCCAGTTTCTATATATTGCGAATGCATTGATGTTACGAGGATTCATTTAACCACCAAGCTCGTTTCCCGGTGTAGATTTCAGGCCACACGATGACTTCATCCGACCTTCTTCCAAGTTTCGAGAGCCCCCCGTCCAATGCCGGAAGGGATATGCGGTATTTTCTTTACCATATGTCTCAATGCCACCGGTTCTATAGCATGGTATCCTTTCAGGGAAGAGTATAGAAATCAAGGGATGACCGGGGCACAGCTCTATTCAGGAAAAAGCTAACAAGAGTAACCGTGTATGCGAGCAAACGCGGTACCGTGAGCGTATTTCCTCGGAAAGAGATCAGTCGGAACGAGTGTATATCATATTTGACCTCATACCGGAAAATCGGCATTTCGTCTTATGTGTATCCATGGGGCCCCAGACCCCCTAGGCTCCACTGCCTTCTCCATCCGGAGGTCAGGAAACCTGGCCTGGCCGTTGCCTCACCTCCCTTATTTGCGTCAATTTTTCCCTACAGACTTTTCATTTCGTTattcattttcttctattgTCATCTTGTTTGAGAAATTACGTTGCTTTTGTCTTTCTGGAATGTCTGCTCAAGACAGAATCATGCATTCAATGACCTTTGTCGACAGAATTTGTCGGGTCTCCTGGGGATGGTTCTCGGTCTCGATGAGCACTGGGAGCATTGGTACTCTGCTTTACAACACTCCTCACAAATTTTCTGGTCTTATGATTATTGGAAAGATATTTTTCATTCTTGATATTGTCACTGATTTGGCCATTTGGGCTTCTCTCATCACACGATTCACACGAAACCGACACGCCTTCAGAAATACATTCAACGACCCGGAAGAAGCCTATCTCATTCCTACAGCTGCTTTGGGCTTCGCTACTATACTTTTTGGAATAGAATGTTATGGCGTTCCTGCCTGTGGAGGCTGGCTGAAATATGTTCAGCTGATTCTATTCTGGGTTTATACAGCCGTGGCAATATCTCTGGCAGTTGGCCTTAACTGGCATCTTTATCAGACCCGTATGGCTTCTCGCCAACCTTTCTGGCTTGTGCGCCTCCTTCCGTCCTTTCCGGCTATGCTCGGCGGTACCACTGCCTCACTACTCGCCGGTGCCCAGCCTAATCACTTTGCCATCCCTATTCTTATTGCTGGAACGTGCTTGCAGGGTTTTGGCTTCTTGATTTCTCTATTCATACTAGGTGAATACTTCTACGGCCTTCACCACTATGGCCTACCGCCCATGCGCCGCAGACCTCAGATGTTCATTGCTATTGGACCACCGGCGTTTACTGCAGTCGCGCTAATGGGCATGGCCGAGGTTGCAACAGAAAAATTCCCTGCTCATTATATCCCTTTGGCCTCGCACGTCAACACCGCAGAAGTTCTACTCATTCTTGCGGTATTCTTGTCGATTTTCATGTggatcttctctttctttctctggatGCTTGGGTGGCTTAGCATCCTAGCTGCTCACCATGAATGGAAGTTTGATATCACTTGGTGGGCAACTGTGTTCCCAAATACTGGGTTTGCTTTGGCAACAATAAAAATCGGAGATTTGGTTGCTTCGAAGCCTATCCAGTGGGTTGGCAGTGCAGCTACCATTATCCAAGTCGCTCTATGGTTAGGCTGCTTTTTTCTCCACATATGGGCGTACCTTACCCGCCGGACGTTGTGGCCAGGCATGGATGAGGGATTTGAAGCAGAGGGACATATTGGTGAAAGGCTTGATATGGAAGGAGAGGTAGTGTCTTCTAAACATTCAGTGACATCATAGATAATTAGCATGTATATAAGTCTCCTGATAGATTCAAGATCGATCTAAAAATTGCTGTAGCTTTCCCAATGTACCGCCTCTACTTTTGAACTAGAGATCATCTCGGGTTGTGGGTTTGTGCGTCGCTCTTCCTAACTTTAGAGTGCGTTTGATCTCCACCCATCCCGAGTAGAGGCTTGGCCACCTTGGCAATGTCTTTATTTTGAGAGATGTTGAAGGAATCCGCTGATACGGCTGCACTCTTTCAACACCAGGACCTTATCGTTCAATGCCCGTGATCGACTTTTCGGGCGTATAATATCATAAGCGCACTGTTGCACGTCGATTTATAGCGGAGGATAACTCTGATAAAAgctttaattcttatttgaTTTGCTATTAGAAGTATATGCTAGGCTTGCTTTTAGATAGCTCGTCCGCCATCGTGGAATGCTCGTCTTCTTTCCCACTATTACCCGTCACCGTGGCGGTACTGAAGTCAGGAAATGGATTAACTATGGTCTCTGCTGGACCCGGAGCTGGGTCCCTCAAATATGTCGGAGAAGAAACCATCCCGGGAGGTCGAAGATAGGCGTTATAGGGACTGCCCATGTTGACATTTCCGCCTGGGTGCCACGCAAAGCTAGCCGGCCCCGGAGTTTCTAATTCACCTTGAGGGCTGTGACTGTGGATGGTAGTCGCAGCAGGCGAAGCTGAAATGGCATGACTAGCTGTCGAGTGATCCACGAGCGGTACCTCTTGCGACTGATTGAGGGTAAATTGATCGCACATGGATGCCTTCCAGTGGTATATGTCGGGCCAACCTCGAAGCGGCAATCGCGaccattcatccattcgTGCAGCTTTCGATTTTTGTAGCGAATCCGTCTTCGTGGTGGCTTGGAGCAAAGTAGTTGTTGGACCCATTGAGCTCAATGTCATGAGAGCACCATAAAGGGCCGACTCAGTCTCTGCAAGTCTTTGCTCTAATTGATTTAAATATCCGAGAGGCAAGCCTCTGTTAAGTGAAAGATCATTAGCTGTGGGGTGCGGGTCGATCGCATGGAATGTTCGTACCTCTTGCCGCTTTCAGGATATTTGCATTTTGATGATTCGTTGGAGCATTGAGAGCAATACGGGCTGCAGGGGCATGTCAGTGACCAAAAAGCTCCGATGAAGGGGGGGGATACGAAGGTTGGAGTTTCTGCATACAGTCTGCGATCGCACTATGCGGGGATTAGCGCTGCAGGAACTATAGATCGACGAAAATTAACTCACTTTGCATTTCCGCTGCCTGCATACCTCACAGGAGATAGGACTTAGaacatcgtcatcttctAATAGTCGTCAAATCCCAGGTCTGTAGACGTGAAGGTGCTATACGTACCTGGCATGTCGGCACTGGATGCCCGTTTAGATTGTTGCCGTCCCATATCTCACCGCCTGTTGTCCAACCAACTTGATATGAAAATAGAATATCTCCGGTGAACTATCAAGGGCAGTCAACCTGGAAAGTGTCTTTTGCCGCCGATCGGACAGGTTTGATGTGTCTGCGCGGGCCACCGCGTCATCCGGAGAAAGAAACCTCCGACGGTACTCTCTATGGTCAATTAAGGTTCGAGTGCCGAATGTTGGTATGGCGTTGGACTTGCAATTGCCACTTTCAAGACTCTTGGATTGCCGAGTGAGGAAACTTATGAGGCTAAAGTGTTGGTTCCACTGATGCTATCTAGATGATGACTTGGAGGTGCGAGAGGGCTCAACAGCGCGTAATGGTGGCCCGGCTTTAGGGGTCACGTGATATTAGCCGACAAGCAGCAGGTCAACTGGGCTGTAGAAAGATGGGGTACATCTTTTCTGGAGCATAGGAAACTTATGACTTACTTCATATTTTTTGGGGAACTTTTATTCAAGCAGAGTATTCTGCCTAAGGCAGTACGGGGTGCATGATAAGATTTAGATATGATGTGTTGGTGAAGTGCACCAGCAATGACTAAGCAACTTTGAGCACTGCCCGCAATAACTCGATAACTTCATGCCTCGGATTGGTAGCGTGCGACTTCAGAGACTGCAAATAACACCCAGCTTTATGGAAATGTGACGACAGGCAACCACTGAAATGGTGTCCCCCTCTTCATTTGGCTCCCGcctggaggagaatgaaacCGACTGGCATGCCGCTCCTCGTGCTGCCAAAAGACGCAAGCGAGCCTCCACCGCAGGTGCATCACGACCTTCGCCCCGCGAGATCGGGGTGATGAGAGAATCTCAAAACGATGGACCAGCCACTTTTCTCGGAAGCTCTAGCGGAATTCACTTTGTTCGTCAGGTTTACAACGCCTTTGCTCGTCGATCCGCCGAGTTGCAGCGAGCTCGGAATCGAACCTCGGTGccaggagaagatgatcgaTTGCAGCGAAACTCCGGCGACTTCAACTCTCACAGTACAGATGAGCTGTGGTCGAGAGAGGAGCTAAACTTTGAATCAGATTCCTCGTTTTCATTCGATGATTTAGCCAGTTGGACTCGCCGCTATTTTGAGGACTGGCACCccatctttccctttcttcatgCACCGACTGTTCTTAAATCGATGGAAACTCTCGCGAACCAGGGTGTTTCAGCAGTCAGCCGGCTAGACATGATTATCATTCGCTCCCTTGTTTCGATATCTCTTGCCGATAACCGACAGACAGATGGCTCGGGTGCAAACACCGAACCAGTACCGGCCACCCTGGTATTCCAATCTGTACGTCACATCATACAAGATATACAAAGCCTGCTTATGGAGCCCACAACGGTACCACTCCTGCAAGCGACATTCTGTGCCCAGCTTACCCTCACATCTCTGTTACGTCTCAACGCTGCTTCTCGAGTCGGTGGTGTCATCACGCGAACTGCATATCATCTAGGATTGCATCGATGTCCGGCTCGCTTCTCATGCTTCGGTAGCCATGAGAAAGATATTAGATATCGATTATTCTGGTCCATATACACCCTGGAACGATATCTATCACAAGCTCTCGGTATCCCGCTTAGCATCCGAGATGACGACATTGATGTTTGCTATCCGGGCGAAGAAAGGCACTCAACCACTTTTTTAACATCACATGGCCACACCGATAGTCGACTGCGACTACTTTGCCACCTTGCTAAATTCGCTCGGGTACGCGGCTTGATAATTGAGCTTCGCAACAAGTCTGTCCTGCATAGTCATGCCAGTCCTGTCGAGGCGTCATATGTTAACGGCGAGCTTTCACAATGGTGGAATGAAGTATACGACGATGTCTATCCTACGGAGGACGATGAAGATACAGAATCAAGACAAGGCTCACCACTAGCCTCATATCATCGACTGCTTCTCATTGTCTTCCGACACGAGGCGGTTATTGCCATGAACCGACCATTGCTTACCGCTGAGAAGCCCAACCAGGACCAGGATTACAAAAATGCATTACAAACATGTATTGAGTCTTCGCGATCTGCGCTTGCAGCATTAAAGAAATAcatgtcttctccatctcaagCACCAATGACCTGGCCTTCCTTTACCTGGACAACATGGATGGCTTGTCTCATCTTGATGTACGCGTCATGGGAGGGCGAGCTCCCGATCGATACCGCATTAAAATACGGTCGGATGGGGACTTCTGTCCTTCAGAATCTTGCTTTGCGTGGGAGCAGCTGGCCTGAAACATGCATCGAGGGGATTAAGAGCATGGTATCTGCCTTGTCAATGAACCTGTCCAGTCGGGATCATGAAAATGCTGCTGGAATTTTGTCTGATGGAAATGCCTCACAGCTTGGCCCCTCAGATACCAGAGGGGCAATGAGACCGGAGTCCCAGCACAGAAGTCATCCATCTGCTTCGATGGGCATGAACTCCGCCTTTTCAAATACCCGCAGAACAGGGCCTACAATGTACCATCGTCTGTCGCCTTCTATGAGTCCACAACCATTTGAACCATCTACAGACTCTGCCCCTCAGCGGGTTAACCCAATCGAACACTGCGACTCGCCCAATCTGATTCGGAATGCCAGTGATATGATTGACATAAACTCGAACGACGCTTCCCACGCACAAACATCCGCCGGTCTAATATTCGGCAACATGGCGAACAGCAACGCCGTACTTAACCAGGGACTTGGACAGGATCCGCTTTCCTTCTCCGATCCATCTTACCTTTTCATGAACGATCTATGGAGCGTGGCAGATGGCCCTTGGATAATTCACGGAAACATGATGTAAACGTTTCTGTACCGTACATAGCCAACGAACACTATACCCATATACCGTTAAACAAGACGAATTTCCATAACTTTCCTTCGCTCGTCTAAAACGACAGATAAttgccctttcccttcctggcCAGAGAAGAACCCCCTCCGTAATTGATCAAGATAAAGCTCGTAAGCAGGCATATACCCCTTCACAAACCGGATAACTTCCTCATCAGACATGGcgcccttcttcttatctcgCAGGGCATGTTCTTGTTCGAGGCGCCATCCGTAGACATTAATCAAATCATCTGTATCAAGATGCACGAGAAAGTCGAAATTCTGCGGCCCCATGAATAACTCGCAGTACTTACGCAAATTCTTGTTAACCTGTAGCAAATGCTCCAAATCATGCTCACCCAGCGTCTGCTTCAAGCTGCCTCCCGCGGAGACCTCTTTCGCGTGGTTCCAGCGACGCGAAATTTCATCCTCTGGCAATGGTTGGAACCCGACACACCACCCTTCGAAAATAATAatgtcgatgatgacatcTGCTGGAATGCGACGCCACGTGTCTTGGGGTGCTCGGCCACCCTCTCCATTGAATAGGCTCTTGTCGAATGATGGAATGATTTTCTCCGATGACTTTGTTAAACTGTCGAAGAAATCGACCGCAAGTGCAATATCGTGAGTGCCGGGTTGTCCTCGCGTTCGCAGAAGTctgttggaggggttgttgtctCGTACTTGGATAAGGTCGTCATGATCGAGATAAAGGTCATCTAAGGATATGTTGATTGTGTTGTATTTGTATTCATCGTTCAAGGCTTGTACGAGTGCGTCGGTCCATGTGGATTTCCCGCTTCCTTGGAGGCCTGTCAGGCCCAGAAGAAATGGGCGCTttttggatgtggatgtttgGGCTTCAACGTGGCTTTTGATTCGGGGTAGGACATTGCTGAGAACGTTGTGAATATCCTGAGCGGGGATTGTTGGTTTGGTCATGGTGGGTCGGAGATTGCAGGTCGAGGGACAGGAAATGTGTGTCCTGTTGTTTGCGCTAAATTTAGGTGCATCCTGTACTGCTTTTACTTCGGTCTAAATTGGAGACACGTTTGCTGCCAAGCATTGTATTCGGAGGAGTGGAGGTCCTTCGCCCGgagatgttcttctccagtATAGCATCGGAGAAAGAAATCTCCGCCTGCCCGCTATCTCAACCAAATCACAGACATAGGACAGAGGACTCTTTGTTTGGGATAAGCTTTGTTTCATATATCATTATTTGTTAGATGATTGttctattatttctaaatgGACCTTGCAATTGCACGAGTGGCAGTGTCTAGTAGGCTTCGTCACGGAGTTTGTGCTTGCGCCCGCCACACCAAACACTCCTTCGCGCTTGTTCCGCTGCGGGTTCCTAAATAGTAATACAACACACTTTCGCTGTATTATGTTGCTTCCTCTTGCTCCACCCTGTACAGCGTGCCTGGATAGAAGCCTACACTTTCTGGCCCACGTTCGCCGTGGCAAAGGAATGGCTATGTGATCGGGCTTTAATAGAGTAACATGGAATAAGCTGTTTATTCAAATAATATATCCTGTCTTGTTGCCAATAACATTCACCGTGGTCAAGCCTTCGTCCTCAGCTTCTTCATGTATGATATGCTACCAGATCTAAAAACGTAGTAGATCGGGTACATCTGTCCATTCATGAGTCTTGACATATCTTATTCCCTGTACTTACGAGAAGTAAGTGAGCATCGACAAGGCTGATCCCAAAGATATAGTTATATGTAGAGGCCACGCTTTGGACAGTTTATGTTGGCGGAGTTCTGAAGGTACCGGAAACTTACGCAGGTGTCTGTCTCGGAGCAAACTAGAATCGTCTATTACAACTGGTGGGACCTGTATGAGAATTGATTACTAAAAGCAGCTACAGCCATATAGTAATTGGACGGAGCTTGTTTCGGCAATGCTCTGCGTTGGGAAATCGAAGGTGACGAAAGATACTTTGACTATGGGTATGGTAGGACCCGAAGTGGAGACTGAAGCTGTAGACTAATCTTCTTGTCATGTGTTTTTCCGCTGGGAACCTTACTTCAAGAGGCTCTGCATAAATGTACTATCCAGTACCGGTCAAACCAAGCAAAATCCAAATAGTAGTGATCCCTTTGAATGTATTTTATAACCAAGTATCGGATAGTCAGTGCTATCAGCCGGCGACTAGAAGCAGGCTGGAGTCTGATACATCTGCACGCTGAAGTCACGGCTGACCTAAATAGATTGTTGTCAATGCTGGAGCGGTGCTTGTAGTACTGTGCCTGGTGGTACAAATTGGAAGAGTATTGTTGTAGAGTAGCGGCAACGGCCTGTCATAGTATTGAAAACAATATTGTGGTAACTTTTCCTAAGGGATGTGGTACTGTGCTAATTGTACGCGCTACGCATGGATTACACCGAATGTGAGacatggaaggaaggaggatgagggtcgCATATTGCCAGACAGCCTGGGAGAAAGACTGTGTCACTTGAATCTGTTCATGGGCCAATATCCTGTGTGACTTAACGAAGAGGATTTTGACAGGCTGACAATCATTCTACGGCGCACAATGGCCCGCGGAATTGGTCCAGACTGGTGAGAAGAGACACCTATTCAGGCATTGACTGCATGGCATCCCAGGCAAGGGGCGGGCAATTGGACACATGTCACAGACGTGCTGCTTGTGCTTAATAAGCTTCCTGGCCTCAACCTGCCATGAGACTTCTCATAGCAATAGGCCTCCCAGGACGGAAACTTTGTTTGTCGGACGGGCCGGTCTTTTCGTGCCCTGGTCGATAGGACGCTGCGGGGCCGGCCCAGGAAACGAACTCGGTCCTGGTACTTTCGTATCTTTTACCAGCCATATTCTGATCAGTTTGGGATTGAAGTTCATTGATCATGCACCAGCGATTAATGGGAGCTGCTAAACCGGTAGATTCACCAGGTCCTGCGCCGGCTTTGAAGCAATAGAGCATCGTCAATCCTTTAGAATAAGGGTCGACTGGTCCATAATCTGGTGGCAAATTCACGTCTGGAGAATCGCAGAGATTGGTCATGTCCTGACGTAAGGAACTGTCCAGGTCCCCCGTCACACCAGCCAGCATCTCAAGAGGTTTATCCCCATGCGCTAACACCTTGCGAGAGCGCGCTGCCGGCATGGCCCGGGACAATTAATGGAGATATCCTTGATGACATTATTCTGACCGGCtgatagtaaatattttctgGATATACATTCACATGTTGCAGCGCATGCAAGCGCAATCAATTCCCGGTTGGCACTGGTGCTCAACAACCATGTGCGGAACATGACAACAATACCCGTCTTGATGCATGCGCCACAGGAGCTCTCTGCTCCATAGTGAGGCAGAGTATGGCCCAGAACTGTGACTGAATTGAGCTGCTGTCCATTATCTCTGACCTAGAGTTCGCCTCTGCAGGAGCATACAACAAATGCTGGTAGCCCAGTGCCCGCACTGCGATAGTGATGAGCTTTCTTGCATAGGTCTCTTGGAAGAGATGCCAAGTAGGCGTCGTGGAGGGAAGAGCATTCAGCCGGTCTGAGGAGTGAACCTAGCCGCCCTCGGTACGTGTGTTTTTGAAAGGCTTTCTC includes the following:
- a CDS encoding uncharacterized protein (BUSCO:EOG09261ONU;~COG:G;~EggNog:ENOG410PMD4;~InterPro:IPR027417), whose translation is MTKPTIPAQDIHNVLSNVLPRIKSHVEAQTSTSKKRPFLLGLTGLQGSGKSTWTDALVQALNDEYKYNTINISLDDLYLDHDDLIQVRDNNPSNRLLRTRGQPGTHDIALAVDFFDSLTKSSEKIIPSFDKSLFNGEGGRAPQDTWRRIPADVIIDIIIFEGWCVGFQPLPEDEISRRWNHAKEVSAGGSLKQTLGEHDLEHLLQVNKNLRKYCELFMGPQNFDFLVHLDTDDLINVYGWRLEQEHALRDKKKGAMSDEEVIRFVKGYMPAYELYLDQLRRGFFSGQEGKGQLSVVLDERRKVMEIRLV